The following proteins come from a genomic window of Sardina pilchardus chromosome 1, fSarPil1.1, whole genome shotgun sequence:
- the npb gene encoding neuropeptide B gives MNHDYAMTLTNIMICHEPESTRLYKGPVLGTIKHSQPFTFIPFTRLPLKMCAMEKSARTAVVFLAISMLIACHPTEAWYKQSTGPSYYSVGRASGLLSGIRRSPYIRRSEQESPLETIESTVNNVTPELVYRQTPVLKNMAICVKDISPSLQSCELIQDGSNMLRCKADVSVSLNSLDCLDA, from the exons ATGAATCATGACTATGCGATGACGTTGACGAACATCATGATCTGTCATGAGCCTGAATCGACTAGGCTATATAAAGGACCAGTGCTTGGAACTATAAAACATAGTCAACCCTTTACTTTCATCCCCTTCACGCGGCTTCCACTGAAGATGTGTGCAATGGAGAAATCTGCCCGAACTGCAGTGGTATTCCTGGCCATATCCATGCTCATTGCCTGCCATCCAACAGAGGCATGGTACAAGCAGTCGACCGGTCCAAGCTATTACTCTGTTGGTAGAGCCTCCGGTTTGTTATCCGGGATCCGCAGATCACCATACATCCGCAGGTCCGAACAGGAGTCACCTCTCGAGACCATCGAATCCACTGTTAATAATGTTACTCCAGAGTTGGTCTACCGACAGACTCCGGTCCTGAAAAATATG GCTATCTGTGTCAAAGACATCAGTCCGTCTTTACAGAGTTGTGAGCTTATCCAAGACGGTTCTAACATGTTAAGATGCAAAGCTGATGTGTCTGTCTCCCTCAACTCGCTGGACTGCCTGGACGCTTGA